The genomic interval CTTCCTATGGTTCTGGCTTCTGAGTTTCCACTTCCCACTTTGATATATTTGGTTGCATAGTTTTAGGGGAATCATAACTTAGTCCAGGAACTTGGTTCAACCTTGAAGTTCCAAGAGACTGGGCTGACTTCCtcactttctcttcttccctctgccacaggaaATTCATCATAATCAAAAACCCAGTGAGAACTTCTTCCTGCCCCTgatgtctcagaaaaaaaagttaagatcCAGACTAAAACCAATCTTCCCTATGAAACGGCCAGATGATCCTACATCCAAGCGAGAACAATGGTTTAGGTGAAattctggctctttttttttaacttaatttctttCCTATCTTTTCCTTATTTGTGTTACTGTCTCTTCTGTATACAATTTAACAAACTTGAAAGGGGGCTCCAAGGGGCTTGGGATAAGGTTGTATGAAAAAGGGGGCAATAAGAATGCTTGTcacagcggtagcgcgctcgcctggcatgcgtgcgacccaggttcgatcctcagcaccacataccaacaaagatgttgtgtccgccgagaactaaaaaataaatattaaaaattctctctctctctctcctctctcactctctctttaaaaaaaaaaagaatgcttgtcACAAAATTTTGATTGTGGGAAACATGTCTAATAGCTTCTTGACATGACCTTCAACTTCATTTCCATGCTAATGGAAGAGAAACAGTAATGCATAACTAAAGCTTTCCACTGACAAAGACTTCAAGAGTGAAGAAAAGTGCTGTATTCTAATCTGTGTTTTAAGGAAACCCAAGACATAGACCCGTAGCACAAGTTAAGAACTATAGAATAAgagcaaaaagacaaaagaagttcTCTTTGAAATTAGTTACTGGAGCAACCTTTATCTAGtttgcagagaagaaagagatttTGAAGTTACTTCCAAGTTAACTTGGCACCAATGGTTATGGTGCTAAGTAATATAAATGTCCCTTGCAGCTGACTAATACTGCCTCTCTGTCCCTATGGGCAGTCTCTTGGCATTGTCCCTTCTTCTCCCACAGAATCTCTGAGGATGTAGCCAACTTTAAAGTGACTGGTACCATTAACCTCTTGCCCTAGGGTCTActaaatgaatttctgttgttgtcTTTGTTAAGGTTTTCCACTGACAATGACTTCAAAAGTGAAGGAAAGTATTCAAAAGTGTTTgctttgaagaaacagaaaaaaatgtacccTCAGCTCAGTTTTGCTCCAGTCTGTGAAAGGGATATGAGGAAAAATGGTAAGCTCTTTTCTCTCAATGCAGTGGTGTACTGGACTGAGATGTGGGCTGGAGGTAGAACCTACAGGGATTAAGAGATATGGGCAGATTGGCACCTGTCATGGTGGTTCTAGACATTGTTTTCCCTTGTAGCAAGGAAGCTGAGAACTAAAAGAAGTTTAAATCCTCAAATTTCAAGAAAGCACTAGCAGTTTTTTCCAAACTCTATCATCTACCACTTTCAtagtttttcacatatttatgtattatttgtcCCATTATTTACTTAGCAAAATCCTTCCCCCACCCTTTGgctgatggggattgaacccagggactactggtgcatgctaggcaagcactctacttctgagctatacccccagcctaaagatttaaaattttttgtcctGTGAGCATGGTGGtacgtgcctgtaatcctagtcaCTCCACTGGCTGACACAggaaggtcagcctgggcaatttagtaagaacctgtctcaaaattaaaaagtaaaaatggctggggaatatagctcagtagtagagcacccctaagcccctgagttccatccctagtactaccaaaaaaaaaaaaaaaaaaaaaagtcctaaataCTATGTCTGTTTTCAGTCCCAGAATATTTCAGATGtacaagtatctttttttttcaagagagaaacTTCACCTGGAAAGTATGGTTTGAGCTTTATAAGTcagataaaacaaatataatagttAATATAGTACATTTAGTCAAGTCGAAGTTAAATCTTAAATGATACCAGATGTAGGATAGAGGCAGTTCAGCTTAAATCCATATGTGGGGGAATTTCTCTAGAATCTAACCTAGATTAGAATTCCTCTAATTTTGCAAGAGCACAGGATGCATTTACATTATAAAGAGAACTCTTTAATATCTCAGTATGTAGCTTTTCTTTAGATTTAGGGTGACTTTTCAGTTTTcctaataaaaacacataaataaaatcaaaggatACTTAGTCTGCTTTTGTACATAAAGTCTGTCATGATGCATTTCCTATACAAAAATGAATCTGCTGGAGAGTTGAACCAATATTCCCACTTAAAGCAAAGGAACAGCTAATATCTcctcaacccccacccccacccccctatAATGCCCCTTGTTTATCAGGCATCCAAATCAGGAAAGAGTACACTTAGAACAGTTTGGGTGGAAGCTGTGAAATCTAGTTAAGGAGGGTAAGAGGTCAACCATAGGACCTGAACCAAGGTGAGAGCAGCTTGGAATAAGTGTACAGATTCAAGGGATATTTACAAGGCAAAAAGTGTCCAAAAGTGGGGAAGGGCAGAAGCAAGAAGATCCAACGATAGAAACTTGCAAAGAACAGGTGGAGATTGAAAAAGAGCCTGACTAAAGTGGTATCACTGAAGTCAAATGAAGCAAAAGTTTGTCACAGTCTCAGACAATAGAAAGCCAACATACATTTTGAGTAAAGGCCTTTTATGCACATGAATGAGTGCATGATAATAATTGTGACTGAAGTGTCAATATAATTGCAGAGGAAATCACTTAAAAGGGGTGGGACCAGGCAAAGAAGATCCTAAACTGACAATATGGGTTTTGATGAAGAGTAAGGATCCGGAATTATAAAGAAGGTTGGAAATGATAGTTACTCTTGATAAAGAGTAAAGACCAGGTTTCTGGACCTTCCGTGCCACTCAGTAAGTATTCCTCTACTACTTTTGGAAATGCACATTCATCAAGGTGTCCTGTGCTTTGTCGTAGTTTCCAAGAAGTCTGTGAATGAAATGCTGACTCCCCAGATGCTTTGGGAACCACTCACACTTTCATCGCTGCTAGAAGAGAAGCCCACCAGAATTGTGCCAGGGGAAAGCTCCTTCCGCAACGGAAAGGCTCAACAGTGGATTATCAAAAATGCCACTgtcattaagtgaaaaaaaaacctcttaaggCCTCCCGCCTAGTTCTCCAGGGATAGGAGGAGTCTGCAGAAATCGCTGACCAAATAAAATTACATTGCAGCTGCCGCAGGCGTGGGCTGCGGAGGCGCGAGCTGGGTGGGCGGGACAAGCCCCTGGGGCAGCGCCTGGCCCCGCCCCCGCGCGGCCAGGGAGGGCGTGGCTACGTCCCCAGGGGGCGAAGGCGGCCACGACGGCCCGGGAGGGCGGGCCTTGGCCCCGAGTGACGGCCTGGAGGCCCAACCGGCGAGAGAACACGGGGCCGGCCTTCCTGCAGCCTCTTCCGCTTGCCGGCAGCGGCGCCTGGGACGGTTGCTGTGGGTCTGGGCGCTGGGAAGTCGTCCAAGATGATTAAAAAATTCGACAAGAAGGACGAAGAGTCTGGTACGCGCGGGGCTTCTGACTCTCAATCTCAGCCTCGGGGGTCCCCTTCCCTCGCTCGCCGCCACCTGCTTTCCGGAACGGCGGGGCTGGGGGCGTGGGCGCCGCCGTGCGAGGGGCCGTCCGCTCCTGCCGGGGGCCTGCCCGTAGCCCCTCCCCCGGGTGCCGGGGCCTCCCCTTGGGCCGCGCGCTCCCGCTTCGGCGCGCGGCGCTGCCTGGGCCTGAAGGGCGGCTCCGCCCCggcccctgtccccacccccgtTCCCGCCCCCGACGGAGCCCCTCCGCGCTGATTCCCGGAGGGTCCCTGGCGGGGGCTAAGGAGTGCGTACGCTGCTCTCTGCGGCAGCGTGGGGGTTGCTGGTGGGGTTAGGCTCGGAATGGGAGCGCCCTGTTCTCGGGGCTGGGGTCGACGATGCAGCGTATGCGTGTATATGGACTTTGAGGTGTCTGTACCTTCTAATCTTCCTGGGGCGGGGGGCCCAACCTGCCCTGTGGGACACTGATGGACTAATGCTCAGGCATCCAAAAGTGACTTGCGTCTTTATACCCGCCTGTGGTCCAAGGCAAACCGGGAATATGCCAAGTcacctgaaaaaagaaaaatattgtcagTGTTGATGGCTACTCTCACGTAGTGCGTTAAGAGGTTGGGGTAGTTAACCTCCACAGCCCCATCCAActttttgtttatgtaattctttGCAAAATTCTTCCAATTCTGCCTCTCAGTAAAtgttaaaaacacataaaataaggcTTTCTTTTAGGAAAATCAAAAGTTCCCTACCATAATCTCATTAATCTTGGTTGTTGTGGAAATGacacatatttataaacattCATGGGAATAAAAAAGAGGGTAGAGAATGAAGACACTCCTGCAAAAGAGAAGTCCAACCTCTTACACTGTGTCAAATGACAGAACTcgtatcaaaatcaaaatgattttattcAAGTTATATACATATTAGTAATGACTATCACTGTAGTAGCCAAGTGAGGTCTCACTTAGGTGAGATTTCTAAAGCATTCAGTACCCTTCTCTAGAAAATAAGTATGTAGGATAGCTACTGAAgacattcttttgttttatgcTTTAGGTAGTGGTTCCAATCCTTTCCAGCATCTGGAGAAGAGTGCTGTCTTACAGGAGGTATGACTTGGAATTACATTGTGCTGCCTCTTTTCTGTTTTAGAATGGCGGGCAGAGAACCTCTGGGATACTAGAGTCAGGACCTCCgaaataaatattaaggaatgTAACTGATTGCAGAGCATATaaactggagggagaaggaagaggactTAACTTGTCACAGGAGAATCTAGAGCTGAGAGAAGTGCAAAGACATGCAGGCTCTGCCATGTGTtggtaatattaaataaaatgtgaaaagaggTGTTTAGTGCAAGGTTGTTAGAAGAAGTTAGATATTGAGCATTTTGCATTCATATGAGGTAggtaaaaattctctttcttaacAGATAAAGCCCATAAAGTTGTAATAGACCTTAgggaatgaattagaaaatacagACTGGAAAATCAAGGCCGTATCTAATAATTAATCAGCTACCATAGTAAACTGAGGACTAGAGACAACTATATTCTTTggatattgtattttaaaagtcttCATTATTAAAGTTGATTTGTTGTATTCTGATTtagaaaaaggtagaaaataCACTATATGTAACAGTAATATTTTGCATGTTTCTGTAGGCTCGTATATTCAATGAAACCCCCATCAATCCAAGAAGATGTTTGCATATTCTTACAAAGATTCTTTATTTACTGAACcaggtaaattatttttattttccttagatTTGTGTCCTAGAATAGAAACACATATGTAACATACAGAAACTACTTTCTggaaagtataattattttttaaaaaattcatttaattttaaaatccaaaatgtgTATTCACCAGAACAATGTGTAAAACTTCTTGAGCAAGGGACTatgaaatctatttatttttatatgatgaagTATTTAAACTGGCTTTAAGCATATAGTATATTCTCAACAAATACATTGATTTGAATTTAATAACCACTAGTTAGCacacattgtttacatttatCTAGGGGTCTTTATGTCTCTCTGAAAATATACTGTAAAGTCAgacaaattttagattttttttgtataatagTGATGTTTTAAggctttgatttttaatattcagaTTTATACTTATTATTCTTATTCCACTACTCATTATTAATGTAATATTCAATATTACTACTGAATATTCATGTTCAATAATCTGATTATGGGCAAGTAATTTAACCATTGATTGCCTTAATGTCCATTTTTGCAAATTGGCATTACGATAATATCTGTTGTATAGAATTATAatgattaagtgaaataaatatcaaGCAATGGAAATAGTACTGAACCCACAGTAGCATTCAAGAATGATTTTCATTGagtcactcagcaaatatttattgcatgccTACTATGTCCTATGCACTGTTCTAGGCACTAGGGTTATAGtggacaaaataaacaaaaaaaattgtagtcatagaatgtagattcttttttttttttttggtggtgctggggattgaacccaggaccttgtgcatgggaggcaagcctgctaccaactgagctatatccccagtctccaatttatttaattaattaattattattattttttaaaatatttatttattttttttagttttcggtggacacaacatctttgtttgtatgtggtgctgaggatcgaacccgggccgcacgtacgccaggcgagcgcgccaccgcttgagccacatccccagcccaaatttatttatttttatgtggtgctgaggattgaacccagggccttgcacatgcgaggcaagtgctctaccgctgagccatattactcagcagtaaaagagaataaaatcatgacatttgcaggtaaatggatggagttagagaagataatgctaagtgaaattagccaatcccaaaaaatcaaatgccgaatgttttctttgatataaggaggctgattcatagtaggatagggagagggagcttgggaggaatagatgaactctagatacggcagaggggttagaggggaagagagggggcatggggttatatatggtggtagaatgtgatgatcattattacccaaagtacgtgtatgaagacacgaattggtgtgaatatactttgtatacaaccaggaaaaaaaaaaaagaatgtagattcttctttctattattattaattttattatttatttacttttttgcttCAAACTGTTTAAAAAACATGAACCTTATGATTTTGTTGATCATATGATCAAAATCATAGAGCCTTATGATTTTGTTGAtcccatatatgtgtgtgtgtgtgtgtttgtattatgTATATAAGCACATGTATACACACGCATATAATATACCATATGTATCAGGTAGTTTATATATGATGCTAAGAAAACTTAGCTTCCAATTTGAATTCTGAGAGAATATTTTACCTTTACTGTTTTGTAACTGAAAACCTCATCCAGAGATTTAATGAAGCTACATTTTTTGCAAATGGAGACTGGGCAACAATcatatagttttaaataaaatatatttgttcacaAACAGCATAACCCCTCTTTGACAGCATATTAGAAACATTTAAGTCACAGTCAATTTGGATAAATTTTTGTAGCATACTTTGTGTTCAAATTGGTTAAacctattatataaataatttagaacAAAGTTGATTCAGAGTATCCATATTTTTACATTGGCCAATATCAGTTTTAATAGGACAACTCATGTTGAAACACTGAATTATCTTGATAAAGAAATTATCAAGCATAGCAAAAACATAGCTAACTACATAAACAGGTTTGGgaacattcatttttatcttttttccttgttcttaTTAGAGCTTTATGGAAAAATACTTTTCAGTTTCTACTGGAGTTGACAGAGCCATATGTTCTCTGAATTTCAAGTCAAAAAGTAGGTTTAACCAATTTGAACACAAAGTGTGCTACAAAAATTTATCCAAATTGACTATGGCTTAAAAAAGCAGGGATTTAAGGTTTTCTAATAGAACTATAAAGTACATGGGCTTCTAGGTATTCAGTAAATTTTTATGACAGAAAGAATGTAATCTCTTGCTAATGAGCAAGTTGAACACTCtgatttaaataattgaaaattcttATTATACTTTGTCTTTCATTCTAAACTTTCACTGGCTTTCAATTTGTAAACCACATGGCTATTTATCTACTtcttacttaaaataattcagtatCACACACTTCTAGAATAGTGGTCaaaccttttttactttttttttttttaaatcaaaacttttgctggttttttttaatcaaaagttattcttgggctggggatgtggctcaagctgtagtgtgtcacctggcatgcgtgtggcccgggttcgattctcagcaccacatacaaacaagatgttgtgtccgccgaaaactaaaaaataaatattaaaattctttctctctctctctttaaaaaaaaaaaagttattcttaaCACCCATGGTAAATAGATTGAAAACTAGCTATATTTGATGTGAAATCTGAAGCTCTGAAAAGAGATTTagcctaaaattttatataaattgctcttaatgaagaaattaaatattgaaatggcATTATTTCAGATATTCTATGATATGAATGGTTTGAAAATTAGTGACAGTAGGTTATCTTACACCTTATTACTCAATATGATTCCTGGATCAGCAGCCTTTGCATCATCGGGAGCTTGTTACAAATGCAAAAATCTCAGCCTTCACCCTAGGATTCCACTGATTTGAAATCTGCAATTTAAGTTTGTAAAGCTCTGTTCTGAATCATATTTTAAGGTTTGGGCCAGTGTCTTCAGATCTCTAGGAGCCCTGTAAATCTTATTAATATGACAAATCTGAGTCTGACCCTTTTGGTTGGATCCCAGTTTGCTGCGTTTTCTGGGATTCCTCATGGACAGTTCTTTACAGTTTCATATTTATTATGCTCCTATCATATGTCAGGCATTGTGCTGGGCATTAGATTATAGAAATGTATAAGGTATGATCTCTGCTCTTTGGCAGTATAATAGTACCATTCTATTCTGATTAGTAGCTGTACTTGCCTCTTGGTAAATCCttcttgaaggaaataaaaacaatttctgcTGAAAGCCTAGAGAACACTAATCTAGAACTTTTAAGTGTAGTGTGTGatactgaattattttaagtaagaAGTGGATAAATAGCCATGTGGGTTTATAAATCGAAAGCCAGAAAAACCACCAAGAGGCAGAATgtttacaaagaatttttttttcctgaattctaaaagatttttgcataagaaaatatcctaaaaaaaaatcgtgtgtgtgtgtgtgtgtgtgtgtgtgtgttgtgggtgtgtgtatatgtgtgtacacacacacaacacacacacatacgcacatacatatttctgtttaaattgttttacattttacttaGGGTGAACACTTTGGAACTGTGGAAGCTACAGAAGCCTTCTTTGCAATGACCCGATTGTTTCAATCTAATGAtgtaagttctttttttattcttttcaatgaaaaaaacttttaatttgtttttcccaGGGAACTTAGAGTGTTCTAAATTAGGGGAGGGTTgcttgaaatgtttaaaattactgaaaaactgtctttataaaacttttaaatgctCATTAAAGGACGTGTGAAAATGAAGGAATTGAGTTAATAAAGTATATAGTATTATAGCTATTCCTCCACAGATCTACCCTGCAGTCATAAAAAACAGTTAATATTCAGTTTCTGCCATGACACTGCAAAGGTGGACTGGTATAGAAGTCAGTGTGCAAAGCTGCCACACCTGTCAGTTCGTAGTCAAGTTTCTGGAGTACTTGAGGTTTTTGGTCAGCAGGGCTGCAGTAAAGAAGAAGAGCtgatctgtatttggggtaaaaatgggagttcataacccacttgaatctaatgtatgaaatatgatataatatataagtcaagagctttgtaatgttttgaacaaccaataaaaaaagaaaaaaaaaagaagagctgaCTGTGGAGTAGAGAAGGGGCAGGGGATAGCAAAAGAGAAGAGTGAGACAAACTAATTCTGCCAGCAGTTCTGCATCTGCCTCTCATTACCACAGACCACCCAACCTTCAGAGAGTAATGgctgctgcttttcttttcatgtaaATGTGGCACATATTTCTCTTCTGCCCAATTCTAACACAGAAACATACAGAAATGTGATCTAGGATATCTCTCTCTCAGCTATTAGCATAAATTgaccaatctttaaaaaaaattttttttcttttgtatttgtagatggacagaatgcctttattgtatttctttttatgtggtagtAAGGATCAAACCCtctgtcttacacatgctaggcaagtgctctgccactgagctacagctacagcccaaGCTGGCCAGTCTTGCTGTTCTTTTCATATGTATTGCATATTAGCACAGGTCATGTTTTATGTTCTATCCCCAGGATTTCCTGGGATTTGAGTCTGGTCATGTGTCTAGATTAATGTAAGGTTGTAGGAGTAGGTCCTTAGGTAGATCAGCAGGACCCTGTAAGGCAAAGGGGGACTAATTTCCTCAGACATGAAAAGAAGAACTGTTTCTGTTGGCAAAGAATGCTTGGCAGAATTTAGGAATTCTAGGTACTCACCTTTATCAGAATCTGTCCATGTGTCCCCATCTCAATTTTCAAGGCCCTCTTGCCAGTCAAGGTGCTAATTTTAACATAAGCTGCTCCTGCAAGAGTTTGAATTAAATTTGCATTGGAATTCAGCTACCTGCAGGATTTGCCTTCCCATTCTGTGGCCACTTGACATTAAGGTAGTTATAGAAGATTTTTGATCCCTTATACAGATCTTGAGCTGTGCATTTAAAGCTCTAAGCTTATCCTTTTATTTTACCCTCATAATAGCTTTCCATTATACTAAGGAACAACtagttatttcattatttttattgagcaACTTATAATAAAAacttgttttgtggtgctgagaattgaacccaaggcttgtgcattctagacaagtgctctaccactgacctacatccccaacccaacaacttaaatttttagcaacttatttttactaaaatgttCTCTGATGTCATCGGCTTACTTTATCTTTCATAGGTCCTTGCCTGCAGAtggtaatttaaatattttgcctcTGTATACCTTAGACTACTTGTGTTTTACCACTGGAAACAGAGTCATTAATGCTTTTAATCAAATCAGAGAAATAATCTTAGTTCATAGCAGGTACTGTTTCCCTTTAACCTCTTTCTGTTCCAGAAATTTAGCGTTCAATCAGGGAAGTGGAATCACTAAGAATATTATGGGATTAAGTATTTATTAGAGGCATGAGACTAGAAAATGAGGCATTTTACACTGTTGGAGTGGATCTTAGAGGGTTGCTGTTATAAAAGTCATGGAAGGCTGTTGCCTCTGTGTGGCTCTGATTTTGCAGCCAGGTTTCTGGTGGTAGGCCTGATTGGGTCAGCATAAGTTGATAGGATCAACAAATTGTAGGACATGGTGGAATGAAAAGAATGATTGGATCAGGAGTGGTATTTGGGGAGTGAGTTGcttggaaataaaatggaaagggaTACTCTCAATGATATAGGTTGTGACAATGGAAGTGAATGATTTTTTATGGGAGAAAGGACAGGATCATTAAAAGGAGGTCAGGAAATGGAGAAGTCAGAGTTTCAGGGATAAGGTCTATATGGCTGGTAAGATCACCAATTCTTAGAGTGACAGTGAGCAAGGtaatagtgtgtatgtgtgtgtgtaatttttttttttttttaaataaggaagtaACCTGGAGTCTATATGTTACCAGATATGATGGtaaaaatgatacatttaaaGCATAAGCTTTAAATTCAGAGTGTTTTTAGGGAAGGAGGAGATAAGTGAAAGTTGGCACAAATCATTTATTATTCAGGAGAAACACTGATATACACTGAAGAGAGGCTGAACATTTCTCCATACGTGTTTTTTTAAGAATTGTAAAAATACTTCTTCCATGACAAGCCTTTAACACTTTGATGAAAACTATGTCTTTGAACTAAAACTATCAGAGTCTAAGTTCAGAACTCTCTGTAAAAAGACCCATATAactgaatttttcagtttttcttttttcccagggTGTCTAGGCATCAAGTATTTGTgcttatgaaataataatattctctctttttaaaatacctttattttgtgtatttatttttatgtggtgctgaggattgaacccagtgcctcaacctgcaaggcaagtactctactgctgagccacaaccccagccctggaaataataatattctaaatattttcttaccTAGACATTttgttaaaagattttttttttggtaggtaaGAATATGTTAAAGACTCTATAAATGTTTGTACTATGAATCCTTACTtcggaaattaaagaaaacatttctttctgaATAACCTGTTACCTTCTGTAAATAATTTTTCAGCAAACATTGAGGAGAATGTGCTACCTTACCATCAAAGAAATGGCTACCATCTCGGAGGATGTGATAATTGTCACAAGCAGGTATGTGACTTCTAGTATCAAAATTTGGATGATATATTTATGAACTATTTTCTGTTCTCCTTTGttgactttcctttttctttactgtAAGGAAGCCTAAAAGAATATTGTGttttaaagcattcttttaaaaaaatgcagatatCAGCATGTAAAAAACCACCCCTCATAAATAAATCATAGAGTAATGCCAATAGAATTTATTACcttaaaaatgttcataaaatatataagtagCACTGAGAAGTAAGTGAgacactgaaataaaatatttacagtataACATTAAAAGGCTAccatccataatatataaagaacttttattcttaaaaataataccaaGTGATAATTCTTAAAATAGCTAGTGTAAAGGATCTTAATATCTTTAGAGAGTCACAAAATTTTTAGTgaccaaaaaaatgtacattaaaaattcaacaattagttaaatatttttactcatcaaattgacaaaaaaaaaaaatcaaaaaggcaaCATTTAGTAAGAGAGACTGATATTCTTGTATACAGAAGGTAGAGTAATGAATTGATTCAGGTTTTCTATAAAGCAGTTTGGTAGCATTTATTGAATGACTAAAAAGAT from Urocitellus parryii isolate mUroPar1 chromosome 3, mUroPar1.hap1, whole genome shotgun sequence carries:
- the Tsga13 gene encoding testis-specific gene 13 protein, which encodes MKVFDYTGQSKFVLKNLRYYSVHPNLARYYEPLKSTVLQKFLDQNRKTTSFMLKVTEFDQDLTLLIMTNNPPPYSINQQEKDGTPKYFSQKLLLEEIHHNQKPSENFFLPLMSQKKKLRSRLKPIFPMKRPDDPTSKREQWFRFSTDNDFKSEGKYSKVFALKKQKKMYPQLSFAPVCERDMRKNVSKKSVNEMLTPQMLWEPLTLSSLLEEKPTRIVPGESSFRNGKAQQWIIKNATVIK